One genomic segment of Nonomuraea coxensis DSM 45129 includes these proteins:
- a CDS encoding helix-turn-helix domain-containing protein, translating to MRLRYNFRLYPTAGQRQALARAFGCARTVFNDGLRARQEAHDNGLPYISDGDLSKTVITQAKATPERSWLGEAASRA from the coding sequence GTGCGGCTCCGGTACAACTTCCGCCTCTACCCGACCGCCGGTCAGCGCCAGGCGCTGGCGCGGGCGTTCGGGTGCGCGCGAACGGTGTTCAACGACGGGTTGCGCGCACGACAGGAAGCCCACGACAACGGGCTGCCGTACATCTCCGACGGCGACCTGTCCAAGACAGTGATCACGCAGGCGAAGGCGACGCCGGAACGGTCCTGGCTGGGCGAGGCCGCGTCCCGCGCCTGA
- the tnpA gene encoding IS200/IS605 family transposase: MGEHGDIRTGRHCVFVLHAHLVFVTKFRHPVFTDAHLNRMEEIMRDVCADFETELSEFNGENNHVHLLVNFPPKVALSKLVNSLKGVSSRRMRQEFPELARHYYRASKLWSGSYFAGSVDGAPISVLRQYVEQQNRPV, encoded by the coding sequence ATGGGTGAACATGGCGACATCAGAACAGGCAGACACTGTGTTTTCGTCCTGCACGCACACTTGGTTTTCGTGACCAAGTTCCGGCATCCGGTATTCACCGACGCCCACCTGAACCGGATGGAAGAGATCATGCGGGACGTGTGCGCCGACTTCGAGACCGAGCTGAGCGAGTTCAACGGCGAGAACAACCACGTCCACCTGCTGGTCAACTTCCCACCCAAGGTCGCCCTGTCCAAGTTGGTCAACTCGCTCAAGGGCGTCTCGTCACGGCGAATGCGCCAGGAGTTCCCCGAACTGGCCCGCCACTACTACCGGGCCAGCAAGCTGTGGTCGGGCTCCTACTTCGCAGGGTCGGTCGACGGCGCGCCGATCAGCGTCCTGCGCCAGTACGTCGAGCAGCAGAACCGTCCGGTCTAG
- a CDS encoding APC family permease, which yields MRTQQSIEQFGYRQELHRGVGLADLVFYGLVFMVPIAPFAIFGIVYAESGGMPVLAYLVGMIALLFTASSYAQMVRAFPLSGSVYNYAGRGIAPPVGFLTGWMVLLDYILVPSLLYLVASIAMNDVIPAVPVWVWVIGFVTVNTTINLRGIRMTVRLTRVMIVGALVVLALFLLVGVWALLQGKGRGFSLAPLFNADTFSWPIVFAAVSVAVLSFLGFDGISMLVEESTGGSEQVGKAMRVALMLAGVLFITQVWVAALLVPDPEGLLGSGSDTAFYDAAAVAGGEWLRGVTSVATALFWGLANTLVAQVAVSRLLYAMARDRQLPSFLARVSVRHSVPANAIMLVSALSVGLGIWMSVRADGVTLLSSLINMGAMVAFVVLHVSVIVHYTVRGRSRAWWPHLAAPLIGMAILIFVVINANVMAQVVGLIWLGVGALTLLLLYLFGRRPVLGGAPADRF from the coding sequence GTGCGCACACAGCAGAGCATCGAGCAGTTCGGTTACCGCCAGGAGTTACACCGCGGGGTCGGGCTGGCCGACCTCGTCTTCTACGGCCTGGTGTTCATGGTCCCGATCGCGCCCTTCGCGATCTTCGGGATCGTCTACGCCGAATCCGGCGGCATGCCGGTGCTGGCCTACCTCGTCGGCATGATCGCCCTGCTGTTCACCGCGTCGTCGTACGCGCAGATGGTCAGGGCGTTCCCGCTGTCCGGCTCCGTCTACAACTACGCGGGGCGCGGCATCGCGCCGCCGGTCGGGTTCCTCACCGGCTGGATGGTGCTGCTCGACTACATCCTGGTGCCGAGCCTGCTCTACCTCGTCGCCTCGATCGCCATGAACGACGTCATACCCGCCGTTCCCGTGTGGGTGTGGGTGATCGGCTTCGTGACCGTCAACACGACGATCAACCTGCGCGGCATCCGCATGACGGTCCGGCTCACCCGCGTGATGATCGTCGGGGCGCTGGTGGTGCTCGCGCTGTTCCTGCTGGTCGGGGTCTGGGCGCTGCTGCAGGGCAAGGGGCGGGGGTTCAGCCTGGCGCCGCTGTTCAACGCCGACACCTTCTCCTGGCCGATCGTCTTCGCCGCGGTCTCGGTCGCGGTGCTGTCCTTCCTCGGCTTCGACGGGATCAGCATGCTGGTGGAGGAGTCCACCGGCGGCTCCGAGCAGGTCGGCAAGGCCATGCGGGTGGCGCTGATGCTGGCCGGGGTGCTGTTCATCACCCAGGTGTGGGTCGCCGCCCTGCTCGTGCCCGACCCTGAGGGGTTGCTCGGCAGCGGCTCCGACACCGCCTTCTACGACGCGGCGGCGGTGGCGGGCGGCGAGTGGCTGCGCGGCGTCACCTCGGTCGCGACCGCGCTGTTCTGGGGGCTGGCCAACACGCTGGTCGCCCAGGTGGCCGTCTCGCGCCTGCTGTACGCGATGGCCCGCGACCGGCAGCTCCCGTCGTTCCTCGCCCGGGTGTCCGTCCGGCACTCCGTGCCGGCCAACGCGATCATGCTGGTGTCGGCGCTGTCGGTCGGGCTCGGCATCTGGATGTCGGTCAGGGCCGACGGCGTCACCCTGCTGAGCAGCCTCATCAACATGGGCGCGATGGTGGCCTTCGTCGTCCTGCACGTGTCGGTGATCGTCCACTACACGGTGCGCGGCCGGTCCCGCGCGTGGTGGCCGCACCTGGCCGCGCCGCTGATCGGCATGGCGATCCTGATCTTCGTGGTGATCAACGCGAACGTCATGGCGCAGGTCGTCGGCCTGATCTGGCTCGGGGTGGGGGCGCTGACGCTGCTCCTCCTCTATCTGTTCGGCCGCCGTCCCGTCCTCGGCGGCGCGCCCGCCGACCGGTTCTAG
- a CDS encoding glycoside hydrolase family 30 protein has protein sequence MLRGIVAITLLGLPAVHPAHPAPPPAVTVDEHVRHQEIDGFGISQAFRRNELLKALPAEQQREILDLWFDRKKGAGLSILRLGIGSSPAGSPYDHMVSIQPEDPGGPDAPPKYVWDGDDNSQVWVAKEAQRYGVRRFFADAWSAPGYMKDNGDDKNGGTLLPEWRRAYADYLVAYTKFYAREGIRITDLGFTNEPDWTATYASMRFTPEQAAEFVKVLGPVAKDVKVACCDSFGWNEAKAYTAAIEADPEARRWVKTHTGHTYASPVDAPLPTARRTWMSEWNPNGDRWNTAWDDGSGFDGFTIASAVHDALTLGQVSGYVYWLGASRGTTRALLQIDDVAKTYSVSKRLWALAAYSRFIRPGAVRVGASAADPALKVSAFRNPDGSRVIEVLNTGTAAVTWKGVPGRATAYVTNNDNSLTPSPVTGRTVTLQPRTLTTLVVR, from the coding sequence ATGTTACGTGGGATTGTCGCGATCACCCTGCTCGGCCTCCCGGCCGTCCACCCCGCGCACCCCGCACCGCCCCCGGCCGTCACGGTGGACGAGCACGTACGGCACCAGGAGATCGACGGCTTCGGCATCTCGCAGGCATTCCGCCGCAACGAGCTGCTCAAGGCGCTGCCCGCCGAGCAGCAGCGGGAGATCCTCGACCTGTGGTTCGACCGGAAGAAGGGCGCCGGGCTGAGCATCCTGCGCCTCGGCATCGGCTCCTCCCCCGCCGGCAGCCCGTACGACCACATGGTCTCCATCCAGCCAGAGGACCCCGGAGGCCCGGACGCCCCGCCCAAGTACGTCTGGGACGGCGACGACAACAGCCAGGTCTGGGTCGCCAAGGAGGCCCAGCGCTACGGCGTGCGGCGCTTCTTCGCCGACGCCTGGAGCGCCCCCGGCTACATGAAGGACAACGGCGACGACAAGAACGGCGGCACGCTGCTGCCCGAGTGGCGGCGGGCCTACGCGGACTACCTGGTGGCGTACACGAAGTTCTACGCCAGGGAAGGCATCAGGATCACCGACCTCGGCTTCACCAACGAACCCGACTGGACGGCCACGTACGCCTCCATGCGCTTCACCCCGGAGCAGGCCGCCGAGTTCGTCAAGGTGCTCGGGCCCGTCGCGAAGGACGTCAAGGTGGCGTGCTGCGACTCCTTCGGCTGGAACGAGGCCAAGGCGTACACGGCGGCGATCGAGGCCGACCCCGAGGCCCGCCGCTGGGTGAAGACGCACACCGGCCACACCTACGCGAGCCCCGTGGACGCGCCGCTGCCGACCGCCCGCAGGACGTGGATGTCGGAGTGGAACCCGAACGGCGACCGCTGGAACACCGCCTGGGACGACGGCAGCGGCTTCGACGGCTTCACGATCGCCTCGGCCGTCCATGACGCGCTCACGCTCGGCCAGGTCAGCGGCTACGTCTACTGGCTCGGCGCGTCGCGCGGCACGACCAGGGCGCTGCTGCAGATCGACGACGTGGCGAAGACGTACAGCGTGTCGAAGCGCCTGTGGGCGCTCGCCGCCTACAGCAGGTTCATCCGGCCGGGCGCGGTCCGGGTCGGCGCCTCGGCGGCCGACCCGGCGCTGAAGGTGTCGGCCTTCCGCAACCCGGACGGCTCGCGGGTGATCGAGGTGCTCAACACGGGAACGGCCGCGGTCACGTGGAAGGGCGTGCCGGGCCGGGCCACCGCGTACGTGACGAACAACGACAACTCCCTCACCCCGTCACCGGTGACCGGCCGCACGGTGACCCTGCAGCCGCGGACGCTGACCACGCTCGTCGTCCGCTGA
- a CDS encoding ABC transporter substrate-binding protein, translated as MRKLLPALVGVVLAVAACGSGGSEGSGGGGDPIKVGLIVSLTGNYTPLGSEDKKAVELAVEQVNARGGLLGRKVELVTRDDKTAPDQGIVAYNQIKGDIDALIGPVFSNAALAVEPLAQRDRMPYLSLAPAQEQVEPIKSYIFVTPALSSMYAERYLQYIQAEGIKTIAVAWDSKSAYSVSGHEAMTALAGKYGVTIAVDEPYETTNSDFSALFQHVRDSPAEALVFWGSGAPGVTAAKQYVASGLKTPLFLTASQASKLWLEPMGAAAEGMTVQSAIGVVGEHLPAGRQKQVIEQMAEPYRQKHGYPPPQFAQDGYSASLLLFEAIRKANTTDKEKVRQALESMDLVTPNGRFRYSATDHSGLSPEYISVNTVKNGAFVPTPWAAEQLAKTVSALG; from the coding sequence ATGCGCAAGTTGCTGCCCGCCCTGGTGGGCGTGGTCCTGGCCGTGGCCGCCTGCGGCTCCGGCGGCTCAGAAGGCTCCGGTGGCGGCGGGGATCCGATCAAGGTCGGGCTCATCGTCTCGCTCACCGGCAACTACACGCCGCTCGGCAGCGAGGACAAGAAGGCCGTCGAGCTCGCGGTCGAGCAGGTCAACGCGCGGGGCGGGCTGCTCGGGCGCAAGGTCGAGCTGGTCACCCGCGACGACAAGACCGCCCCCGACCAGGGCATCGTCGCCTACAACCAGATCAAGGGCGACATCGACGCGCTGATCGGGCCGGTCTTCTCCAACGCGGCGCTCGCGGTCGAGCCGCTCGCGCAGCGCGACAGGATGCCGTACCTGTCGCTCGCGCCCGCGCAGGAGCAGGTCGAGCCGATCAAGTCGTACATCTTCGTCACCCCCGCGCTGTCCAGCATGTACGCCGAGCGCTACCTGCAGTACATCCAGGCCGAGGGCATCAAGACGATCGCCGTCGCCTGGGACTCCAAGAGCGCGTACTCGGTCTCCGGGCACGAGGCGATGACCGCCCTCGCCGGGAAGTACGGCGTCACGATCGCCGTGGACGAGCCGTACGAGACCACGAACTCCGACTTCAGCGCCCTGTTCCAGCACGTGCGCGACTCCCCGGCGGAGGCGCTGGTGTTCTGGGGCTCCGGCGCGCCCGGCGTGACCGCGGCCAAGCAGTACGTCGCCTCCGGGCTCAAGACGCCGCTGTTCCTGACCGCGTCCCAGGCCAGCAAGCTGTGGCTGGAGCCGATGGGCGCCGCGGCCGAGGGCATGACCGTGCAGAGCGCGATCGGCGTCGTCGGCGAGCACCTTCCGGCCGGGCGGCAGAAGCAGGTCATCGAGCAGATGGCGGAGCCGTACCGGCAGAAGCACGGCTATCCGCCGCCGCAGTTCGCCCAGGACGGCTACAGCGCGAGCCTGCTGCTGTTCGAGGCGATCAGGAAGGCGAACACCACCGACAAGGAGAAGGTGCGCCAGGCGCTGGAGTCGATGGACCTGGTCACGCCGAACGGCCGCTTCCGCTACTCCGCCACCGACCACTCCGGGCTCTCCCCCGAGTACATCTCCGTCAACACGGTCAAGAACGGCGCCTTCGTCCCGACCCCGTGGGCGGCGGAGCAACTGGCCAAGACCGTCAGCGCGCTGGGGTAG
- a CDS encoding PaaX family transcriptional regulator — protein MRPQSVMLTFLGDHVHGRGICVSSRSFIEAFAKVGISEEATRSTLTRMVRRGLLRRHRSGRRMYFGLTPTSAEVLRDGERRIWHSGVVNDAAEDRWTLIGFSLPESWQRQRHELRSRLVWSGFGPLQNGLWIAPGEVDATEVIDDLRADLGANVKVFAAEPRRPTDMQALVREAYDLEGLGRRYREFLRLWDRADPAPEAPDDLARSLTLLTGWLQIIRADPRLPLRHLPGDWPAEHAQRVCHALHERFRPEAAAVAGRLLDTVPDDCWADLDSGHNGDSDHIMA, from the coding sequence ATGCGGCCTCAGTCGGTGATGCTCACCTTCCTGGGGGATCACGTGCACGGGCGCGGGATCTGCGTCTCCTCCCGCAGCTTCATCGAGGCGTTCGCCAAGGTCGGCATCTCGGAGGAGGCGACCCGCTCGACCCTGACCCGCATGGTCCGGCGCGGCCTGCTGCGCCGCCACCGCTCCGGCCGGCGCATGTACTTCGGGCTCACGCCCACCAGCGCCGAGGTGCTCAGGGACGGCGAACGGCGCATCTGGCACAGCGGGGTCGTCAACGACGCCGCCGAGGACCGCTGGACGCTGATCGGCTTCTCCCTGCCCGAGTCGTGGCAGCGGCAGCGGCACGAGCTGCGTTCCCGGCTCGTCTGGTCCGGCTTCGGGCCGCTGCAGAACGGCCTCTGGATCGCCCCCGGCGAGGTGGACGCGACGGAGGTGATCGACGACCTGCGCGCCGACCTGGGCGCGAACGTCAAGGTGTTCGCCGCCGAGCCGCGCCGCCCCACGGACATGCAGGCGCTGGTGCGGGAGGCGTACGACCTGGAAGGGCTGGGCCGCCGCTACCGGGAGTTCCTGCGCCTCTGGGACCGGGCCGACCCCGCGCCCGAGGCCCCCGACGACCTCGCCCGCTCGCTGACGCTGCTGACCGGCTGGCTGCAGATCATCAGGGCCGACCCCCGGCTGCCGCTGCGCCACCTGCCCGGCGACTGGCCGGCGGAGCACGCCCAGCGGGTCTGCCACGCGCTGCACGAGCGGTTCAGGCCGGAGGCGGCGGCCGTCGCGGGTAGGCTGCTCGACACCGTGCCCGACGACTGCTGGGCGGACCTCGATTCTGGGCACAATGGTGACAGCGATCACATTATGGCCTAA
- a CDS encoding acyl-CoA synthetase, with amino-acid sequence MRNQGIGSWPARRARMTPGRVALSYQGHDRTYGELRDRAYRLASALAAELGVRRGDRVAYLGPNEPALVETFFAAGLLGAVFVPLNTRLAAPELRFVLEDAAPAALLLGTGREGAGRDGDGLPGRHVPAEAYEDLVAAGSAAPIDEPVSRDDVCLIMYTSGTTGRPKGAMLTHGNLTWNAVNLLVDVPLRHDEVTLVSAPLFHIAALAQTLVPTVLKGGRCVLEPSFDVERTFELIERERVTVMFGVPSMFGFLTRSPRWAGADLSSLRHLLCGGAPVPLPLIRAYQERGLTFLQGYGMTETAPGALFLGAEHSVDKAGTAGVPCFFSDVRLVAPDGTPAAPGEPGEVYVQGPNVMPGYWRRPEESAEVLDADGWFRSGDVGIADEDGYVRISDRIKDVIISGGENIYPAEVESVLYGHPAVAECAVIGVPDERWGEVGKALVVPRPGAAAEPGDLLRHLDGRLARYKIPKYLQFVPELPKNAAGKLLKAPLRKRYG; translated from the coding sequence ATGCGGAATCAGGGGATCGGCTCGTGGCCGGCCCGCAGGGCCCGCATGACGCCCGGCAGGGTCGCGCTGTCGTACCAGGGACACGACCGCACCTACGGTGAGCTGCGGGACCGCGCCTACCGGCTGGCCTCCGCGCTGGCGGCCGAGCTCGGCGTGCGGCGCGGCGACCGGGTCGCCTACCTGGGGCCGAACGAGCCCGCGCTGGTCGAGACGTTCTTCGCGGCGGGGCTGCTCGGAGCGGTGTTCGTGCCGCTCAACACCCGCCTGGCCGCCCCCGAGCTGCGCTTCGTCCTGGAGGACGCGGCACCGGCCGCGCTGCTGCTCGGCACCGGTCGTGAAGGGGCGGGCCGCGACGGCGACGGGCTGCCCGGCCGGCACGTGCCGGCGGAGGCGTACGAGGACCTGGTCGCCGCCGGCTCGGCCGCCCCGATCGACGAGCCGGTGAGCCGCGACGACGTCTGCCTGATCATGTACACCTCGGGCACCACCGGCCGCCCCAAGGGCGCCATGCTCACCCACGGCAACCTCACCTGGAACGCGGTCAACCTGCTGGTCGACGTGCCGCTCCGGCACGACGAGGTGACGCTGGTCAGCGCGCCGCTGTTCCACATCGCGGCGCTGGCGCAGACGCTGGTCCCGACCGTGCTCAAGGGTGGCCGGTGCGTCCTGGAGCCGTCGTTCGACGTGGAGCGCACGTTCGAGCTGATCGAGCGCGAGCGGGTGACGGTGATGTTCGGGGTGCCGTCGATGTTCGGCTTCCTCACGCGCTCGCCGCGCTGGGCCGGGGCCGACCTGTCGAGCCTGCGCCACCTGCTGTGCGGCGGCGCGCCGGTGCCGCTGCCGCTGATCCGGGCCTACCAGGAGCGCGGGCTGACGTTCCTCCAGGGGTACGGCATGACCGAGACCGCGCCCGGCGCGCTGTTCCTCGGGGCCGAGCACTCGGTCGACAAGGCGGGTACCGCCGGGGTGCCGTGCTTCTTCTCCGACGTCCGCCTCGTCGCCCCCGACGGCACGCCCGCCGCCCCCGGCGAGCCCGGTGAGGTGTACGTCCAGGGCCCCAACGTCATGCCGGGCTACTGGCGCCGCCCCGAGGAGAGCGCGGAGGTCCTCGACGCGGACGGCTGGTTCCGCTCGGGCGACGTCGGGATCGCCGACGAGGACGGCTACGTGCGCATCTCCGACCGCATCAAGGACGTGATCATCTCCGGCGGCGAGAACATCTACCCCGCCGAGGTCGAGAGCGTGCTCTACGGGCATCCCGCGGTCGCCGAGTGCGCGGTGATCGGCGTGCCCGACGAGCGCTGGGGCGAGGTCGGCAAGGCGCTCGTGGTGCCGCGGCCGGGCGCGGCGGCCGAGCCCGGCGACCTGCTCCGGCACCTGGACGGCCGGCTCGCCCGCTACAAGATCCCGAAATATCTGCAGTTCGTCCCCGAGCTGCCCAAGAACGCGGCGGGCAAGCTGCTCAAGGCCCCGCTCAGGAAGAGGTACGGCTAG
- a CDS encoding multicopper oxidase family protein, protein MTHTWWSGGQISRRGLLVTGAFAAGAGLLGEPASAAARATTPARALAAAGRSRPAVLRARPTTVSLGEHTVSTWTYNGLLPGPMISATAGGVVRAPLVNELPEATTVHWHGIQIAHRMDGAPGYSQTATPSGGRFDYAFRVPDPGTYFYHSHVGTQADRGLYGPLVVHDPREPLSYDVEFTVVLDDWLDGILGTPDEVLRELNASTEHDDTLRSPALGGVTGEVRHPLYLINGGTPETPATFTARPGRRARFRVINAAADTAFRFALGGHRMTVTHADGFAVEPVTVDTFLIGMGERYDFLVRLEDGVFPMVALAEGKGARAFALVRAGRGTAPRTDVQLAQFNGKALAYRDLRARRDDLLPRPERTILVELGMRASGNEWTLNNRLASDPYRLRVDRGETVRVVLDNRSPMWHPMHLHGHTFQVHVPGGRGPRKDTVNVLPRERVEIDVQAVNPGEWMFHCHNLYHQEQGMMGTLGYGRPPRHTQAHTGHH, encoded by the coding sequence GTGACACATACGTGGTGGTCCGGCGGGCAGATCTCGCGCAGAGGGCTGCTCGTCACCGGGGCCTTCGCCGCGGGAGCGGGCCTGCTCGGCGAGCCGGCGTCCGCGGCCGCCCGCGCGACGACTCCCGCGAGGGCCCTCGCCGCGGCCGGCCGGTCGCGTCCGGCGGTGCTGCGGGCCCGGCCCACGACGGTGTCCCTGGGCGAGCACACCGTCAGCACCTGGACCTACAACGGGCTGCTGCCCGGCCCGATGATCAGCGCCACGGCCGGCGGCGTGGTCCGCGCGCCGCTGGTCAACGAGCTGCCGGAGGCGACCACCGTGCACTGGCACGGCATCCAGATCGCCCACCGCATGGACGGCGCGCCCGGTTACTCCCAGACGGCCACCCCGTCCGGCGGCAGGTTCGACTACGCCTTCCGGGTGCCGGACCCCGGCACGTACTTCTACCACTCGCACGTCGGCACGCAGGCCGACCGCGGCCTGTACGGGCCGCTCGTGGTGCACGACCCGCGCGAGCCGCTGAGCTACGACGTGGAGTTCACGGTGGTGCTCGACGACTGGCTCGACGGCATCCTCGGCACCCCCGACGAGGTGCTGCGGGAGCTCAACGCCAGCACCGAGCACGACGACACCCTGCGCAGCCCGGCGCTCGGCGGCGTCACGGGCGAGGTCCGCCACCCGCTCTACCTGATCAACGGGGGCACCCCGGAGACGCCGGCGACGTTCACCGCGCGGCCGGGCCGGCGGGCCAGGTTCCGCGTCATCAACGCCGCCGCCGACACCGCCTTCCGCTTCGCGCTCGGCGGCCACCGCATGACCGTCACGCACGCCGACGGGTTCGCCGTCGAACCGGTCACCGTGGACACGTTCCTCATCGGGATGGGCGAACGCTACGACTTCCTGGTCCGGCTGGAGGACGGGGTGTTCCCGATGGTCGCGCTCGCCGAGGGGAAGGGGGCGCGGGCGTTCGCGCTGGTGCGCGCGGGACGCGGCACCGCGCCACGCACGGACGTGCAGCTCGCGCAGTTCAACGGGAAGGCGCTGGCCTACCGCGACCTGCGGGCCCGGCGCGACGACCTGCTGCCCCGCCCCGAGCGCACCATCCTGGTGGAGCTCGGCATGCGCGCCTCGGGCAACGAGTGGACGCTGAACAACCGGCTGGCGTCGGACCCGTACCGGCTGCGGGTGGACCGGGGGGAGACGGTCCGGGTGGTGCTGGACAACCGGTCGCCCATGTGGCACCCGATGCACCTGCACGGGCACACGTTCCAGGTGCACGTGCCGGGCGGGCGGGGGCCGCGCAAGGACACCGTGAACGTCCTGCCGCGCGAACGCGTCGAGATCGACGTGCAGGCCGTGAACCCCGGCGAGTGGATGTTCCACTGCCACAACCTGTACCACCAGGAGCAGGGCATGATGGGCACCCTCGGCTACGGCCGGCCGCCCCGCCACACCCAGGCCCACACCGGCCACCACTAG
- a CDS encoding lamin tail domain-containing protein, translating into MSYTLLRGTFVIRYPDSPRRGPEPDGDTVKFRPDNPALVERLPRHSGRPPALSRRGVSIRLEAVDALETHFAETHQEPAGAFAARDELLRLLGFTNVVFWDDLPNTVRSADQDELRGHVLTNGVDANGRLIGFVLAGDHPGPDGSAVLLDAAGVDATVNAALLAAGLVYPAFYATLPGELRTHLAEVSAQARRKALPSGIWPRATGDPDGPAPLDGLAAAERLVLWPKLFRRLVPYFAEGFTDLSHFDAWLRADPVHRDDQLFLLDTLERGNLHDVVRASGQQIQLTVWPERFVIDPDPAPPGAPVRPPLTAAGDVLIVAALPDPRGADHGAETVTLLNLTPATVDLTGWALAGSGGRMELLGALAGGSTLRVTLGGPLRLGNQGGALVLVDADGTTIDQVTYKADQVRPGRTICFGR; encoded by the coding sequence ATGAGTTACACCTTGTTACGTGGCACCTTCGTCATCCGCTACCCCGACTCGCCGCGCCGCGGCCCCGAACCCGACGGGGACACCGTCAAGTTCAGGCCCGACAACCCCGCGCTGGTCGAACGGCTGCCCCGGCACTCGGGACGACCCCCGGCCCTGAGCCGCCGCGGCGTGTCCATCCGCCTGGAGGCCGTGGACGCGCTGGAGACCCACTTCGCCGAGACCCATCAGGAACCCGCCGGCGCGTTCGCCGCCCGCGACGAGCTGCTGCGCCTGCTCGGCTTCACGAACGTCGTCTTCTGGGACGACCTGCCCAACACGGTCCGCTCCGCCGACCAGGACGAGCTGCGCGGCCACGTCCTCACCAACGGCGTCGACGCCAACGGCCGGCTCATCGGCTTCGTCCTCGCCGGCGACCATCCCGGGCCCGACGGCTCGGCCGTGCTCCTCGACGCGGCCGGCGTGGACGCCACCGTCAACGCCGCGCTGCTCGCCGCCGGGCTGGTCTACCCCGCCTTCTACGCGACGCTGCCGGGCGAGCTGCGTACGCACCTGGCCGAGGTGTCGGCGCAGGCCCGCCGGAAGGCGCTGCCCAGCGGCATCTGGCCGCGCGCGACCGGCGACCCCGACGGCCCCGCCCCGCTCGACGGGCTCGCGGCGGCCGAACGGCTCGTCCTGTGGCCGAAGCTGTTCCGGCGGCTCGTGCCGTACTTCGCCGAGGGGTTCACCGACCTCTCGCACTTCGACGCCTGGCTGCGGGCCGACCCGGTGCACCGCGACGACCAGCTCTTCCTGCTCGACACGCTGGAACGCGGCAACCTGCACGACGTCGTACGCGCCTCCGGGCAGCAGATCCAGCTCACGGTCTGGCCGGAGCGGTTCGTCATTGACCCCGATCCCGCGCCGCCCGGCGCGCCGGTCCGGCCGCCGCTCACCGCGGCGGGCGACGTGCTGATCGTGGCCGCCCTGCCCGACCCGCGCGGCGCCGACCACGGGGCCGAGACCGTCACGCTGCTCAACCTGACGCCCGCGACCGTGGACCTCACCGGGTGGGCGCTGGCCGGCTCCGGCGGGCGCATGGAGCTGCTCGGCGCCCTGGCGGGCGGCTCGACGCTGCGGGTGACGCTCGGCGGGCCACTCCGGCTCGGCAACCAGGGCGGCGCCCTCGTCCTCGTGGACGCCGACGGCACCACCATCGACCAGGTCACCTACAAGGCCGACCAGGTCCGCCCGGGGCGGACCATCTGCTTCGGCCGCTGA
- a CDS encoding GOLPH3/VPS74 family protein, whose product MDRLPLHHDLYLIAHGQSSGKLLIHPASMGLGLAGAALLELALDGRVAVARGRVAASVPAADGGDAFAGDLLALIAGEPGDVRAPIKKAAGDAYERTREALIGSGVLRRTTRRVMGVLPTTRYQPADIASVVRASSGARSAVEGWRQPDARCAALCGLVAVLRLEEELYLDQPSGQLVGRLREISRESSREVAELVGVVEGLVGEAAVAVYR is encoded by the coding sequence ATGGACCGGCTGCCGCTCCACCACGACCTCTATCTCATCGCGCACGGCCAGTCGTCGGGGAAACTGCTCATCCATCCGGCCTCGATGGGACTCGGGCTGGCCGGGGCGGCGCTGCTGGAGCTGGCCCTGGACGGCCGGGTCGCGGTCGCCCGGGGGCGGGTGGCGGCCTCCGTACCGGCCGCGGACGGCGGTGACGCCTTCGCCGGCGACCTGCTCGCGCTGATCGCCGGCGAGCCTGGCGACGTCCGCGCGCCGATCAAGAAGGCGGCCGGCGACGCCTACGAGCGCACCCGCGAGGCCCTGATCGGCTCCGGGGTGCTGCGCCGCACCACCAGGCGGGTGATGGGCGTGCTGCCGACCACCCGCTACCAGCCCGCCGACATCGCCTCGGTGGTGCGCGCCTCGTCCGGCGCCCGCTCGGCGGTCGAGGGTTGGCGGCAGCCGGACGCGCGCTGCGCCGCCCTGTGCGGGCTGGTCGCGGTGCTGCGCCTGGAGGAGGAGCTCTACCTGGACCAGCCGTCCGGTCAACTGGTCGGCCGGCTGCGCGAGATCTCCCGCGAGAGCTCGCGCGAGGTCGCGGAGCTGGTCGGCGTCGTCGAGGGCCTGGTCGGGGAGGCCGCGGTGGCGGTCTATCGCTGA